Part of the Arthrobacter gengyunqii genome is shown below.
ACGGATCCGGGCTTCGCCGTCGTACGCCGTAGTACCGAACGGGCGCAGCCGCGGGGATGTCCGACCCTAGCTCTGGAGAGCGGCCGGCGCCAGAGTAACCGCGTCCCGCAGCGCAGGCTCGGGCTGCCGAAAGCACCGTTTAACGCACACTGCGGAGGTTCCCGTGGGGGAACCTCCGCAGTGGAAGTCTGTGCCGCGAACCTGGGCGGCGGAAGAGGTAGGGCTAGTTGGCCTGTCCGTCGGAACCGGCGGCTGCCTGCCCGCTTTCCTGTGCCGCGATCTGCTCGTGGACGGCCTTCATGTCCAGTCCCTTAACCGCATCCACCAGTTCGCTGAACTGGGAGGCGTTGAGGGCGCCGGGCTGGGAGAAGACCAGGACCTTTTCGCGGAAAGCCATCAGCGTGGGGATGGAAGTGATGCCGGCAGCGGCCGCCAGGCCCTGCTCTTTTTCGGTGTCCACCTTCGCGAAGGTGATGTCGTCATGCTTCTGGGAGACGGCATCGTACACCGGCGCGAACTGCTTGCACGGGCCGCACCAGTCCGCCCAGAAGTCCACGAACACAATGTCGTTTTCCTCAATGGTCTCGGGGAACGTTGCCTCGGTGATGTCGATAGTTGCCATCCCACAACGCTATCTGCCCGGTGTGGAGATGTCTCTAGCTGTTCGCTCTGCGGTGAAGGCGGCCGCGCCCCGACCGGTCTCAGGGCAAGAAAAAACCCGCTCCGTCCAGTTTCCTGGTGGAGCGGGCTCTTCCTGTTCGGTGGCAGATACTGGATTCGAACCAGTGAAGGCGTTGCCAGCTGATTTACAGTCAGCCCCCTTTGGCCGCTCGGGTAATCTGCCGAACATCTTCGTGATGAAGACTGCCGCAAGCGACTGCGGCTCAAACAACTTTACAGAACTTTTGCCCAAGATACGAATCGGCGCCGTGAATTGATCCCGGCCCCGGTCGAACAGCCGCCAGGGCTAGAGTCCGCGGGCAATGCGCGACTGCATTTGGGCGTAAAAACCATCAGCCTGCGCCTGCGTCACGGAGCCCCAGGCGACAGCGTTGGCCAGGTCCTCCCGGATGCCCAGCAGACGCCGCTCAGGCGTAGTCCGGGGAGCAGCCCCGGAATCCTCTGCGCCGGCTGCGGCGGTGTCCAGTCCTTGAAGCGGCGCCAGGAAGGAGCGCAGCTCCGATGCCTGCGCCGGGCCCGCCGCAGCCCCCACGCCCGTGATGGAAACCGCGGCCAGAACGGATCCTGCCGCAGCGGTGCGGAGTTTGCTCATGGAGGTACGGCGGTGGCGGATTTCTGCCGGAGGGTTTGCTGTGTTGCTCACCCCAATACTGTCGCCCGGCAAGATGGGACCATTCCCGGTGTTGGCTGGGTGCAGCCTGTGAGGGCTGCCACGGATGCCCGGACCTACTAGGCTGGATGCAGGAGAAATAACTACGGCAAGGAGCGCCCATGGCCAGCGAGTCATCATTTGATGTTGTAAGCAAGATCGACAAACAGGAAGTTGCCAACGCCCTGAACCAGGCGCAGAAGGAACTGTCCCAGCGGTACGACTTCAAGGGCGTAGGCGCCGAGGTGGATTTCAGCGGGGAGAAAATCCTCATGAAGGCCAACTCGGAGGAGCGGGTCATGGCGGTCCTGGACGTTCTGCAGTCCAAGCTGGTCCGTCGCGGCATTTCCCTGAAGTCCCTGGACGCCGGCGAGCCGTTCGCTTCGGGCAAGGAGTACCGGATTGAAGCCTCCATGAAGGAAGGCATCGCCCAGGACCAGGCCAAGAAGATCAACAAGATCATCCGCGATGAAGGCCCCAAGGGCGTGAACTCCCGGATCCAGGGCGACGAGCTGCGCGTGACGTCCAAGTCCCGCGACGACCTGCAGGCGACGATGGCACTGCTCAAGGGTGCCGACGTGGACGTGGACCTGCAGTTCATCAACTTCCGCTAGGTCACATACATATGGCCTAGTCAGACCGGAATCAGTTGTACTGAGTCCGCACTGAGTCCGCAGGATTATCGAGGACCGCAGCCATCAGACCATCGGCTGCGGTCCTCGTCTTGTCCTCAGCAGTCGGCCAGAGGTGGCTGTAAGTGTTCAGCGTGATCGTTGCCTGGGCATGACCCAGCGCCCGCTGCACGGTCACGACGGCGCAGCCAGAGGCGATCAGAGCAGAGGCGTAGAAGTGCCGGAGGCCATGCAGCGTGAAGTCATCAAGCCCGCAGGCTGCCCGGGCCTCGCGCCAGTAATAGCCGGCCATCCCCCGGTTCCACAGATGCCCACCAGTGGAGAACAGCCACGCCTCGTCACCATGGACGCCGACCTGCTCCACGTGGCGGGCGATCATTTCCGTGAGGCGGGCCGGGATGTATACGACGCGCTCAGAGCCATGCTTGGGCCCTACGACTTCCGCGTTCTTCCGGTTCTCACCCTGCACCTGCCTATTGATCGTAAGGGTACGGCGAAGGAAGTCGACATCCCCCACCTGCAGGCCGGACGCCTCAC
Proteins encoded:
- the trxA gene encoding thioredoxin, producing MATIDITEATFPETIEENDIVFVDFWADWCGPCKQFAPVYDAVSQKHDDITFAKVDTEKEQGLAAAAGITSIPTLMAFREKVLVFSQPGALNASQFSELVDAVKGLDMKAVHEQIAAQESGQAAAGSDGQAN
- a CDS encoding YajQ family cyclic di-GMP-binding protein — its product is MASESSFDVVSKIDKQEVANALNQAQKELSQRYDFKGVGAEVDFSGEKILMKANSEERVMAVLDVLQSKLVRRGISLKSLDAGEPFASGKEYRIEASMKEGIAQDQAKKINKIIRDEGPKGVNSRIQGDELRVTSKSRDDLQATMALLKGADVDVDLQFINFR